The bacterium DNA segment GAAAGATAACAGCTATATCTTTTTTTACAACTAGATCTACATAGGCATTCAAGGTTGCACTACCAACCGGCGCAAATATAAACTCTACACCTCGTCTACGCAAATCCTCAATATTACCACGAGCAATAAATGGAACATAATTATCATTGCGAACATCGAATTTAATATGACGACCTGCAATACCACCCTTCATATTTTTTTCATTTACAGCTATGCTAATGCCCTGTTTCGTACGATGACTTACCACTGGTAAGCCTTCTATCAATGGCATGGTAGAACCAAGCAAAATATCATTACCAACAGCTTCATGACCTCCAGCCAAGACTGATCTACCAGTAACCAAATTAAGCTCTTCTTGCTGAACAAAATCATTTTTATCTTTATGCTGATTAATACATGCAACAGTAGAGTTTCTCAAGCTCGTATTAAGAGATATCTTTGCAAAAGCATGATACACAAAATTATAATACGCTTGATGTACTTGAATAGGAGCAGAAAACACTGCCCAGGTCGTCGCACCAAAAATCTGACTCAACATTCCTAAGCCATTTATTGCACAATGCCCCTCTTTCCAGTCTTCAGTTTTAAAAATAACCTCCGGAATATGGAGCTGACCAGTATAATCATACTGGTCAAAGACTAACGCTCTATCGTGCAATCCAATCATCATTGATAACGGTTGATTAAAATGAATATACGGATCTACAATCCCATTAAAAGCAAAAAGAAGACTCCTATCAGGTTCTTTTGCAAGATAGACTAGTAGATAATCTGGCAATGTATTGAAAAAATTATTCACTAACTCTTTCACCTTTTGATGCTCATCCATCGAAGCATTAATTAATATTTGTATTTCACGCTTTAATGCAAAATTTTCCCAATATTTAAACGATTCATGATTACCCTTAATATAATGAACCTGAGTAGGATTTTTTTTCAAAAGCGCTATAATAAGTGCAAGCGTTGCCATTGAGCACGATCCTCTGCTAACCGCGTCACCAAAAATGATAAAATGTGCTTCTGAATTCCTAATTTGAAGCTCATCATTAATAACATTCTGTTTCTTTAAATAGAGCAATGATTTAAGCAACGTATGGAATGAACCATGCAAATCACCCCACACATATAAACTACTTCCGGGCTCTAGACAAAGCACACTGCAATTCTCATGTTTAGGCTCAACCGATTTAAAGGATGATAACAAATCTAAAAATACATGTTCTAATGAAGCGGTCTTATCAAAAATTCCATAATTATAACAGAGAGACTGTAAATAGTGTTTTTTAATAGATTTTAGATAATTACTATAATCAGGATCAATCCAGTTTAAATTATCACACGGGGGAAACTCAATCAGTTTTTTGCCAAGTATTACAAAATGATCCAAAGTGTAATTCGTACTATCATTAGCATATCCAAACTGAATATTGCATACAAAAATCAAAAAAAGTATTCTATAATTTTTTAACCTTAAAAAAGTCACTTTGATTCCTCTACCAATATAAAAGATACCAGGATAATGCATTGATCATAAAATGCATCCCTATAATAATGCATTTTTTTATTCTTAAACCAATAAACTGCTTATAAAATACATCATTTACATGTGTCAAAAAAACAATCACCCCTCCAGCAAGCAGCAATAAAAAAAGATAGTCAGTCATCATAAAATAACCAACCTGAGGTGATATATTTGCAATAACAAAGCGATAGGCAAGAATAGTTGTCACACCACCTACTGCTAATGAAAAGCTAATCGAATTTTCAACCACACTAAAACAGAAAAGAATCACAAAGAATATCAAAATCAATGGTAAAAAAATAGTCAGTGCATACTGTGTACCATAACGCATAATATCAAAATAAAATAATACAGTTGGGTGATATCCAGTATTTTTATTCTCCACATTTTCTGAAATACGCATCAAAAAACCACTTTTAACACGCTTGTCAAACAATATCCAACCAAAGGGCTTCAATTCGCCATTGATGGCAAAATTGTCCAACCTTGGTTCAAACAAAAGTTCGTTAGGACTTACATACGGATGATCAATTTGAATACAAATAGTATGATTATTGACAGGAAAATCAACAAGATTCAAATATGTACTCATCTTGACTCTCACACGATAAATCACAAATAATTTTTCATCTTCAAC contains these protein-coding regions:
- a CDS encoding ABC transporter substrate-binding protein, with amino-acid sequence MTFLRLKNYRILFLIFVCNIQFGYANDSTNYTLDHFVILGKKLIEFPPCDNLNWIDPDYSNYLKSIKKHYLQSLCYNYGIFDKTASLEHVFLDLLSSFKSVEPKHENCSVLCLEPGSSLYVWGDLHGSFHTLLKSLLYLKKQNVINDELQIRNSEAHFIIFGDAVSRGSCSMATLALIIALLKKNPTQVHYIKGNHESFKYWENFALKREIQILINASMDEHQKVKELVNNFFNTLPDYLLVYLAKEPDRSLLFAFNGIVDPYIHFNQPLSMMIGLHDRALVFDQYDYTGQLHIPEVIFKTEDWKEGHCAINGLGMLSQIFGATTWAVFSAPIQVHQAYYNFVYHAFAKISLNTSLRNSTVACINQHKDKNDFVQQEELNLVTGRSVLAGGHEAVGNDILLGSTMPLIEGLPVVSHRTKQGISIAVNEKNMKGGIAGRHIKFDVRNDNYVPFIARGNIEDLRRRGVEFIFAPVGSATLNAYVDLVVKKDIAVIFPITGNPFFSSSELQNIVNLTAMYTQEIGALIRFLLKNQSVKNFAFIYQEDEYSKETLDKAHEVLVTAGISDYTVIPYVRGAIDLKNQIEKLNSSNIDALGFLCTPQVAQEFIRKVGVESLKNKVLFGLSTLTSSAFKQFLKQKGLVLFFTSRVPNVFSSGWAIAAEYRALMERFSYPLDTTSLEGYLGARLFFNVLEKNNTSVNSNNLLDLFQKMQNVDFGAMNISFDRAENSFNLPLWIGATNQNQWIEISNQKRS